The following proteins are encoded in a genomic region of Apodemus sylvaticus chromosome 21, mApoSyl1.1, whole genome shotgun sequence:
- the Setd6 gene encoding N-lysine methyltransferase SETD6 isoform X2, which translates to MAVPAKRARVSGGSPVAAPCPSPRAARTSLPLPEGPSGGEPEGDAVAGFLRWCTQVGLELSPKVTVSRQGTVAGYGMVARESVQPGELLFAVPRSALLSPHTCSISGLLERERGALQSLSGWVPLLLALLHELQAPASPWSPYFALWPDLGRLEHPMFWPEEERLRLLKGTGVPEAVEKDLVNIRSEYYSIVLPFMEAHSDLFSTTVRSLELYRQLVAIVMAYSFQEPLEEDDDEKEPNSPLMDYLRMVATQPILEGHEIFNTYGQMANWQLIHMYGFAEPYPNNTDDTADIQMVTVRDAALQGTKDESEKLLLCERWDFLCKQEMVGEEGAFVIGREEVLTEEELATTLKVLCMPAEEFRDYKERAGQGEEETEDDSLAVTNIPKLRESWKRLLRDSVLLTLQTYATDLKTEQDLISNKEVYAELSWREQQALQVRYGQKMILHQLLELTS; encoded by the exons ATGGCGGTCCCTGCCAAGCGCGCGCGGGTAAGTGGCGGGTCGCCAGTCGCCGCTCCCTGCCCTTCCCCGAGAGCCGCCCGCACATCCCTGCCGCTCCCCGAGGGGCCCAGCGGCGGCGAGCCCGAGGGCGACGCGGTGGCCGGCTTCCTGCGCTGGTGCACGCAAGTGGGACTGGAGCTGAGTCCTAAGGTGACGGTGAGCCGGCAGGGCACGGTGGCCGGCTATGGCATGGTGGCGCGGGAGAGCGTGCAGCCCGGGGAGCTGCTGTTCGCGGTGCCGCGGTCCGCGCTTCTGTCTCCCCACACCTGTTCCATCAGCGGCCTGCTGGAGCGAG AGCGGGGCGCGCTGCAGAGCCTGTCCGGGTGGGTGCCGCTGCTGCTGGCGCTGCTCCACGAGCTGCAGGCCCCAGCCTCACCCTGGAGCCCCTACTTTGCACTGTGGCCAGACCTCGGGCGTTTGGAGCATCCCATGTTTTG GCCGGAGGAAGAGCGGCTGCGCCTCCTAAAGGGGACCGGTGTCCCCGAGGCCGTGGAGAAGGATTTGGTGAACATCCGTAGCGAATACTATTCCATCGTCCTGCCCTTCATGGAGGCTCACTCTGATCTCTTCAGCACCACCGTTCGCTCCCTGGAACTCTATCGCCAACTCGTGGCCATTGTGATGGCTTATAG CTTTCAAGAACCGCTGGAGGAAGATGATGACGAAAAGGAACCCAACTCCCCCTTGATG GATTATCTCCGGATGGTGGCCACTCAGCCCATTCTCGAAGGTCATGAAATCTTCAACACATATGGGCAGATGGCTAACTGGCAACTGATTCATATGTATGGTTTTGCTGAGCCCTATCCTAACAACACAGATGACACAGCTGACATTCAGATGGTGACAGTCCGAGACGCTGCACTGCAGG GAACAAAGGATGAATCGGAAAAGCTGCTCCTGTGTGAGCGCTGGGATTTCTTGTGCAAACAAGAGATGGTAGGGGAAGAGGGAGCCTTTGTGATAGGTCGTGAGGAGGTGCTAACGGAGGAGGAGCTAGCCACTACACTTAAG GTGCTGTGCATGCCTGCTGAGGAGTTCAGAGACTATAAAGAGCGGGCTGGCCAGGGCGAGGAGGAGACTGAAGACGACAGTCTGGCAGTCACAAATATCCCCAAGCTCCGAGAATCATGGAAACGCCTTCTTCGAGACAGTGTTCTGTTGACCCTACAGACCTATGCCACAGACTTAAAAACTGAGCAGGATTTAATCAGTAATAAAGAGGTCTATGCTGAGCTGAGCTGGCGGGAACAGCAAGCCTTACAGGTCCGCTATGGTCAGAAGATGATCTTACATCAGCTGTTGGAGCTCACGAGTTAA
- the Setd6 gene encoding N-lysine methyltransferase SETD6 isoform X3, which yields MAVPAKRARVSGGSPVAAPCPSPRAARTSLPLPEGPSGGEPEGDAVAGFLRWCTQVGLELSPKVTVSRQGTVAGYGMVARESVQPGELLFAVPRSALLSPHTCSISGLLERERGALQSLSGWVPLLLALLHELQAPASPWSPYFALWPDLGRLEHPMFCTTVRSLELYRQLVAIVMAYSFQEPLEEDDDEKEPNSPLMVPAADILNHIANHNANLEYSADYLRMVATQPILEGHEIFNTYGQMANWQLIHMYGFAEPYPNNTDDTADIQMVTVRDAALQGTKDESEKLLLCERWDFLCKQEMVGEEGAFVIGREEVLTEEELATTLKVLCMPAEEFRDYKERAGQGEEETEDDSLAVTNIPKLRESWKRLLRDSVLLTLQTYATDLKTEQDLISNKEVYAELSWREQQALQVRYGQKMILHQLLELTS from the exons ATGGCGGTCCCTGCCAAGCGCGCGCGGGTAAGTGGCGGGTCGCCAGTCGCCGCTCCCTGCCCTTCCCCGAGAGCCGCCCGCACATCCCTGCCGCTCCCCGAGGGGCCCAGCGGCGGCGAGCCCGAGGGCGACGCGGTGGCCGGCTTCCTGCGCTGGTGCACGCAAGTGGGACTGGAGCTGAGTCCTAAGGTGACGGTGAGCCGGCAGGGCACGGTGGCCGGCTATGGCATGGTGGCGCGGGAGAGCGTGCAGCCCGGGGAGCTGCTGTTCGCGGTGCCGCGGTCCGCGCTTCTGTCTCCCCACACCTGTTCCATCAGCGGCCTGCTGGAGCGAG AGCGGGGCGCGCTGCAGAGCCTGTCCGGGTGGGTGCCGCTGCTGCTGGCGCTGCTCCACGAGCTGCAGGCCCCAGCCTCACCCTGGAGCCCCTACTTTGCACTGTGGCCAGACCTCGGGCGTTTGGAGCATCCCATGTTTTG CACCACCGTTCGCTCCCTGGAACTCTATCGCCAACTCGTGGCCATTGTGATGGCTTATAG CTTTCAAGAACCGCTGGAGGAAGATGATGACGAAAAGGAACCCAACTCCCCCTTGATGGTGCCTGCTGCAGACATACTAAACCACATAGCCAATCATAATGCCAATCTAGAGTACTCTGCA GATTATCTCCGGATGGTGGCCACTCAGCCCATTCTCGAAGGTCATGAAATCTTCAACACATATGGGCAGATGGCTAACTGGCAACTGATTCATATGTATGGTTTTGCTGAGCCCTATCCTAACAACACAGATGACACAGCTGACATTCAGATGGTGACAGTCCGAGACGCTGCACTGCAGG GAACAAAGGATGAATCGGAAAAGCTGCTCCTGTGTGAGCGCTGGGATTTCTTGTGCAAACAAGAGATGGTAGGGGAAGAGGGAGCCTTTGTGATAGGTCGTGAGGAGGTGCTAACGGAGGAGGAGCTAGCCACTACACTTAAG GTGCTGTGCATGCCTGCTGAGGAGTTCAGAGACTATAAAGAGCGGGCTGGCCAGGGCGAGGAGGAGACTGAAGACGACAGTCTGGCAGTCACAAATATCCCCAAGCTCCGAGAATCATGGAAACGCCTTCTTCGAGACAGTGTTCTGTTGACCCTACAGACCTATGCCACAGACTTAAAAACTGAGCAGGATTTAATCAGTAATAAAGAGGTCTATGCTGAGCTGAGCTGGCGGGAACAGCAAGCCTTACAGGTCCGCTATGGTCAGAAGATGATCTTACATCAGCTGTTGGAGCTCACGAGTTAA
- the Setd6 gene encoding N-lysine methyltransferase SETD6 isoform X1: MAVPAKRARVSGGSPVAAPCPSPRAARTSLPLPEGPSGGEPEGDAVAGFLRWCTQVGLELSPKVTVSRQGTVAGYGMVARESVQPGELLFAVPRSALLSPHTCSISGLLERERGALQSLSGWVPLLLALLHELQAPASPWSPYFALWPDLGRLEHPMFWPEEERLRLLKGTGVPEAVEKDLVNIRSEYYSIVLPFMEAHSDLFSTTVRSLELYRQLVAIVMAYSFQEPLEEDDDEKEPNSPLMVPAADILNHIANHNANLEYSADYLRMVATQPILEGHEIFNTYGQMANWQLIHMYGFAEPYPNNTDDTADIQMVTVRDAALQGTKDESEKLLLCERWDFLCKQEMVGEEGAFVIGREEVLTEEELATTLKVLCMPAEEFRDYKERAGQGEEETEDDSLAVTNIPKLRESWKRLLRDSVLLTLQTYATDLKTEQDLISNKEVYAELSWREQQALQVRYGQKMILHQLLELTS, translated from the exons ATGGCGGTCCCTGCCAAGCGCGCGCGGGTAAGTGGCGGGTCGCCAGTCGCCGCTCCCTGCCCTTCCCCGAGAGCCGCCCGCACATCCCTGCCGCTCCCCGAGGGGCCCAGCGGCGGCGAGCCCGAGGGCGACGCGGTGGCCGGCTTCCTGCGCTGGTGCACGCAAGTGGGACTGGAGCTGAGTCCTAAGGTGACGGTGAGCCGGCAGGGCACGGTGGCCGGCTATGGCATGGTGGCGCGGGAGAGCGTGCAGCCCGGGGAGCTGCTGTTCGCGGTGCCGCGGTCCGCGCTTCTGTCTCCCCACACCTGTTCCATCAGCGGCCTGCTGGAGCGAG AGCGGGGCGCGCTGCAGAGCCTGTCCGGGTGGGTGCCGCTGCTGCTGGCGCTGCTCCACGAGCTGCAGGCCCCAGCCTCACCCTGGAGCCCCTACTTTGCACTGTGGCCAGACCTCGGGCGTTTGGAGCATCCCATGTTTTG GCCGGAGGAAGAGCGGCTGCGCCTCCTAAAGGGGACCGGTGTCCCCGAGGCCGTGGAGAAGGATTTGGTGAACATCCGTAGCGAATACTATTCCATCGTCCTGCCCTTCATGGAGGCTCACTCTGATCTCTTCAGCACCACCGTTCGCTCCCTGGAACTCTATCGCCAACTCGTGGCCATTGTGATGGCTTATAG CTTTCAAGAACCGCTGGAGGAAGATGATGACGAAAAGGAACCCAACTCCCCCTTGATGGTGCCTGCTGCAGACATACTAAACCACATAGCCAATCATAATGCCAATCTAGAGTACTCTGCA GATTATCTCCGGATGGTGGCCACTCAGCCCATTCTCGAAGGTCATGAAATCTTCAACACATATGGGCAGATGGCTAACTGGCAACTGATTCATATGTATGGTTTTGCTGAGCCCTATCCTAACAACACAGATGACACAGCTGACATTCAGATGGTGACAGTCCGAGACGCTGCACTGCAGG GAACAAAGGATGAATCGGAAAAGCTGCTCCTGTGTGAGCGCTGGGATTTCTTGTGCAAACAAGAGATGGTAGGGGAAGAGGGAGCCTTTGTGATAGGTCGTGAGGAGGTGCTAACGGAGGAGGAGCTAGCCACTACACTTAAG GTGCTGTGCATGCCTGCTGAGGAGTTCAGAGACTATAAAGAGCGGGCTGGCCAGGGCGAGGAGGAGACTGAAGACGACAGTCTGGCAGTCACAAATATCCCCAAGCTCCGAGAATCATGGAAACGCCTTCTTCGAGACAGTGTTCTGTTGACCCTACAGACCTATGCCACAGACTTAAAAACTGAGCAGGATTTAATCAGTAATAAAGAGGTCTATGCTGAGCTGAGCTGGCGGGAACAGCAAGCCTTACAGGTCCGCTATGGTCAGAAGATGATCTTACATCAGCTGTTGGAGCTCACGAGTTAA